Proteins encoded in a region of the Streptomyces violaceoruber genome:
- a CDS encoding ABC transporter ATP-binding protein has translation MTDTEKNTGKNTGRNTGKNTARASTAAGDRAVDGGLDARLVVERGGFRLDVALTAAPGDVVALLGPNGAGKTTALRALAGLVPLSDGHLRLDGAELDRTPPESRPVGVVFQDYLLFPHLTALDNVAFGPRCRGATKAQARTQAAAWLERLGLAGHAAAKPRRLSGGQAQRVALARALATRPRLLLLDEPLAALDARTRLDVRAQLRRHLADFEAVAVLVTHDPLDAMVLADHLVVVEDGHVVQEGTPSHTARRPRTDYIAHLVGLNLYRGRAEGHTVRLEGGPAITTTEELTGPAFVAFPPSAVTLHRERPTGSSARNVWRCEVAGLETHGDQIRADLTGDLPLAADLTTLAAAELDLHPGATVWAAVKATQTHAYRD, from the coding sequence ATGACCGACACCGAGAAGAACACCGGGAAGAACACCGGTAGGAACACCGGGAAGAACACCGCGCGGGCGAGCACGGCCGCCGGGGACCGGGCTGTCGACGGAGGGCTCGACGCGCGGCTCGTCGTCGAGCGGGGCGGCTTCCGACTCGACGTGGCCCTGACCGCGGCCCCCGGCGACGTCGTCGCGCTGCTGGGCCCGAACGGCGCCGGGAAGACCACCGCCCTGCGCGCCCTCGCCGGTCTCGTCCCGCTCTCGGACGGTCATCTGCGGCTCGACGGCGCGGAGTTGGACCGTACGCCGCCGGAGTCCCGGCCGGTCGGGGTCGTCTTCCAGGACTACCTGCTCTTCCCGCACCTGACCGCGCTCGACAACGTGGCCTTCGGGCCGCGCTGCCGGGGCGCGACCAAGGCGCAGGCCCGGACGCAGGCCGCCGCCTGGCTGGAGCGCCTGGGTCTCGCCGGGCACGCCGCCGCCAAACCGCGCCGGCTCTCCGGCGGCCAGGCCCAGCGCGTCGCCCTCGCCCGCGCCCTGGCCACCCGCCCCCGGCTGCTGCTCCTCGACGAACCGCTCGCGGCCCTCGACGCCCGCACCCGCCTCGACGTCCGCGCGCAACTCCGCCGCCATCTGGCCGACTTCGAGGCCGTCGCCGTGCTGGTCACGCACGACCCGCTGGACGCCATGGTCCTCGCCGACCACCTCGTCGTCGTCGAGGACGGCCACGTCGTCCAGGAGGGCACCCCCTCCCACACCGCCCGCCGTCCGCGCACGGACTACATCGCCCACCTGGTCGGGCTCAACCTCTACCGGGGCCGCGCCGAGGGCCACACGGTACGGCTCGAGGGCGGGCCCGCGATCACGACCACCGAGGAGCTGACCGGGCCGGCCTTCGTCGCCTTCCCGCCCAGCGCCGTCACCCTGCACCGGGAGCGTCCCACCGGCTCCAGCGCCCGCAACGTCTGGCGCTGCGAAGTGGCCGGTCTGGAGACCCACGGCGACCAGATCCGCGCCGACCTCACCGGTGACCTCCCCCTCGCCGCCGACCTGACCACGCTCGCCGCCGCCGAACTGGACCTGCACCCCGGCGCCACCGTCTGGGCCGCGGTGAAGGCCACGCAGACCCACGCCTACCGCGACTGA
- a CDS encoding ABC transporter permease, with protein MTTPHRTGASAGPRAGGSRTGGSRAGGSRRRQVQGGAPLPLLVPALIGLAFLVLPLVALLIRAPWASMPELLTSTEVWQALRLSLICATAATVVSMVIGVPLAWLLARVEFPGRGLVRALVTLPLVLPPVVGGVALLMALGRNGVVGQWLDSWFGITLPFTTTGVILAEAFVAMPFLVISVEGTLRAADPRYEEAATTLGASRFTAFRRVTLPLIAPGIAAGAVLAWARALGEFGATITFAGNFPGRTQTMPLAVYLALQSDPEAAVALSLVLLAVSVAVLAGLRDRWMTAS; from the coding sequence GTGACCACTCCGCACCGGACCGGTGCCTCGGCCGGCCCCCGCGCGGGCGGGTCGCGCACGGGTGGGTCGCGCGCGGGCGGGTCGCGGCGCCGCCAGGTCCAAGGCGGTGCTCCGCTGCCGCTGCTCGTGCCCGCGCTGATCGGCCTGGCGTTCCTGGTGCTCCCCCTCGTCGCCCTGCTGATCAGGGCCCCCTGGGCGAGCATGCCCGAGCTGCTGACCAGCACCGAGGTGTGGCAGGCGCTGCGCCTGTCGCTGATCTGCGCCACGGCGGCGACCGTGGTGAGCATGGTGATCGGCGTACCGCTGGCCTGGCTGCTGGCCCGAGTGGAGTTCCCGGGACGCGGTCTCGTCCGGGCCCTGGTGACGCTGCCGCTGGTGCTGCCGCCGGTGGTGGGCGGTGTCGCCCTGCTCATGGCACTGGGCCGCAACGGCGTCGTCGGGCAGTGGCTGGACTCCTGGTTCGGGATCACGCTGCCGTTCACCACCACCGGCGTGATCCTCGCGGAGGCGTTCGTGGCGATGCCGTTCCTCGTCATCAGCGTCGAGGGCACCCTGCGCGCCGCCGACCCCCGCTACGAGGAGGCGGCCACCACCCTCGGCGCCTCCCGCTTCACCGCGTTCCGGCGGGTCACGCTGCCGCTGATCGCGCCCGGGATCGCCGCCGGTGCCGTGCTGGCCTGGGCGCGGGCACTCGGCGAGTTCGGGGCGACGATCACCTTCGCCGGGAACTTCCCCGGCCGCACCCAGACCATGCCGCTGGCGGTCTACCTCGCCCTGCAGAGCGACCCGGAGGCGGCCGTCGCCCTCAGCCTGGTACTGCTGGCCGTGTCCGTCGCCGTACTCGCCGGACTGCGCGACCGCTGGATGACCGCCTCATGA
- the modA gene encoding molybdate ABC transporter substrate-binding protein produces the protein MNRSARRIRRTLQVTGAGAAALVALSACSSSDSGAASSGGGSDGLSGTVNVFAAASLTESFTELGEEFEKRHPGTEVVFNFGGSDSLAAGITSGAPADVFASASPRTMKAVTDADAAAGTPVAFVRNRLEIATLPGNPDRVASLKDLTGSDLKVVLCDRTVPCGAAAQKALTAAGLKLTPASYEEDVKSALNKVVLKEADAAVVYRTDVKAAGDKVAGVEFPESAKAVNDYPITLLKDAPNADVGQAFIELVRSAAGQKVLTAAGFTAP, from the coding sequence ATGAACCGTTCCGCGCGCCGGATCCGCCGGACGCTTCAGGTGACCGGCGCGGGTGCCGCCGCGCTGGTGGCCCTGAGTGCCTGCTCGTCGTCGGACTCCGGCGCGGCCTCGTCGGGCGGCGGTTCGGACGGGCTGTCCGGGACCGTGAACGTCTTCGCCGCGGCCTCGCTGACGGAGAGCTTCACCGAGTTGGGCGAGGAGTTCGAGAAGCGGCACCCGGGCACCGAGGTCGTCTTCAACTTCGGCGGCAGCGACTCGCTCGCCGCGGGCATCACCAGCGGGGCACCGGCCGACGTGTTCGCCTCCGCCAGCCCCAGGACCATGAAGGCCGTCACGGACGCGGATGCCGCCGCCGGGACGCCGGTCGCCTTCGTCCGCAACCGGCTGGAGATCGCCACCCTGCCCGGCAACCCGGACCGGGTCGCCTCCCTCAAGGACCTCACCGGATCGGACCTCAAGGTCGTCCTGTGCGACAGGACGGTGCCGTGCGGAGCCGCCGCCCAGAAGGCGCTCACCGCCGCCGGTCTGAAGCTCACCCCGGCCTCCTACGAGGAGGACGTGAAGTCGGCGCTCAACAAGGTGGTCCTCAAGGAGGCCGACGCCGCGGTCGTCTACCGGACGGATGTGAAGGCGGCCGGTGACAAGGTGGCGGGCGTGGAGTTCCCCGAGTCGGCGAAGGCCGTCAACGACTACCCGATCACCTTGCTCAAGGACGCCCCCAACGCGGACGTCGGCCAGGCGTTCATCGAGCTGGTGCGGTCCGCCGCGGGGCAGAAAGTCCTGACCGCGGCCGGGTTCACGGCGCCGTGA